A region of Micromonospora chokoriensis DNA encodes the following proteins:
- a CDS encoding RNA polymerase sigma factor, which yields MSDELLVVRCQLGERKAFTELVQGWHPAVERYVGRMLGGSDDDVVQEIWLAVFRGLPKLRQPDRFTPWLFAIARRAVMNRLRAAYARPDPEPIDDLPGDDEAEEIVNRETLAGALAALPVREREVLVLFYLEDLPLDACAQICAVPVGTVKSRLNRARRLLRNELARKGYEA from the coding sequence ATGAGCGATGAGTTGCTGGTGGTCCGCTGTCAGCTCGGCGAGCGGAAGGCGTTCACCGAGCTGGTGCAGGGCTGGCATCCGGCGGTCGAGCGGTACGTCGGGCGGATGCTCGGCGGATCCGACGACGACGTGGTGCAGGAGATCTGGTTGGCGGTGTTCCGGGGGTTGCCGAAGCTGCGGCAGCCGGACCGGTTCACCCCGTGGTTGTTCGCCATCGCCCGTCGGGCGGTGATGAACCGGCTGCGGGCCGCGTACGCGCGCCCCGATCCCGAGCCGATCGACGACCTGCCGGGCGACGACGAGGCGGAGGAGATCGTCAACCGGGAGACGCTGGCCGGAGCGCTCGCGGCGCTACCCGTCCGGGAACGGGAGGTGCTCGTCCTCTTCTACCTGGAGGATCTGCCGCTGGACGCCTGCGCGCAGATCTGCGCCGTGCCCGTCGGCACCGTCAAGTCGCGGCTCAACCGGGCCCGCAGGTTGTTACGCAACGAACTGGCACGGAAGGGGTACGAGGCATGA
- the modA gene encoding molybdate ABC transporter substrate-binding protein: MRRVAAVLLALAVAGCGADGGRASGGDGDGRGVGAVTVFAAASLTESFTRIGKDFEAANPGSTVTLNFAGSSALANQINQGAPADVFASAAPATMTTVTEAGNADGTPRVFARNQLVIAVPRGNPAGVEGLADLGKPGVKVALCATQVPCGAAALTALDSAGVALTPATLERDVKGALAKVKLGEVDAALVYRTDARAASADVTGVEFPESARAVNDYPIVALKDAPNRTAARAFVAYVRSAAAQSVLVEAGFQTP; the protein is encoded by the coding sequence ATGCGGCGGGTGGCAGCGGTCCTGCTGGCACTGGCTGTCGCCGGCTGCGGCGCGGACGGTGGCCGGGCCTCCGGCGGTGACGGTGACGGTCGGGGCGTCGGCGCGGTGACGGTGTTCGCGGCCGCCTCGCTGACCGAGTCGTTCACCCGGATCGGGAAGGACTTCGAGGCCGCCAACCCGGGCAGCACGGTGACCCTCAACTTCGCCGGCAGCTCCGCCCTGGCCAACCAGATCAACCAGGGTGCGCCGGCCGACGTGTTCGCCTCGGCCGCCCCGGCGACCATGACCACCGTCACCGAGGCCGGCAACGCCGACGGCACGCCGCGCGTCTTCGCCCGCAACCAGTTGGTCATCGCGGTGCCCCGGGGCAACCCGGCAGGGGTCGAAGGGTTGGCCGACCTCGGCAAGCCCGGCGTGAAGGTGGCACTGTGCGCCACGCAGGTGCCCTGCGGCGCGGCGGCGCTCACCGCGCTGGACTCGGCGGGTGTCGCGCTGACGCCGGCCACTCTCGAGCGGGACGTCAAGGGCGCGCTCGCCAAGGTGAAGCTGGGTGAGGTCGACGCGGCCCTGGTCTACCGCACCGACGCGCGGGCGGCGAGCGCCGACGTGACCGGCGTGGAGTTCCCCGAGTCGGCGCGGGCGGTCAACGACTACCCGATCGTCGCGCTGAAGGACGCACCGAACCGGACCGCCGCGCGGGCCTTCGTCGCGTACGTCCGCTCGGCGGCGGCGCAGTCGGTCCTCGTCGAGGCCGGCTTCCAGACTCCATGA
- a CDS encoding TOBE domain-containing protein: protein MTTFRIGEAADLLGVSSDTIRRWVDAGRLTAGRDEHGHRVIDGVDLAAFARAQAADPDAGTEFSSARNRLRGIVVDVRKDTVMAQVDIQAGPFRVVSLMSREAVDELDLRVGSVAVAVIKSTTVVVERAAPTTTRGRAGG, encoded by the coding sequence GTGACGACCTTCCGGATCGGCGAGGCGGCCGACCTGCTCGGTGTCAGCTCCGACACCATCCGCCGCTGGGTGGACGCCGGGCGGCTGACGGCCGGGCGCGACGAGCACGGCCACCGGGTGATCGACGGTGTCGACCTGGCCGCGTTCGCCCGCGCTCAGGCCGCCGACCCGGATGCGGGTACGGAGTTCTCCTCCGCCCGCAACCGGCTTCGCGGCATCGTCGTCGACGTCCGCAAGGACACGGTGATGGCCCAGGTCGACATCCAGGCCGGCCCGTTCCGCGTCGTGTCGCTGATGAGCCGGGAGGCGGTCGACGAGCTCGACCTGCGCGTCGGTTCGGTGGCCGTCGCGGTGATCAAGTCGACCACCGTGGTGGTGGAGCGGGCCGCGCCCACCACGACCAGGGGAAGGGCTGGCGGATGA
- the modB gene encoding molybdate ABC transporter permease subunit — MSRRRGRVPAALLIPAGLGLLFLVLPLAGLVIRAPWTTLPGRLTEPGALTALRLSVQTATLATVLCLALGVPLAWMLARVDFPGRRLVRALVTVPLVLPPVVGGVALLLVFGRRGLLGGWLDATFGITLPFTTTGVVLAESFVAMPFLVIAVEGALRAADHRFEEAAATLGASRWTTFTHVTLPLVAPGLAAGAVLCWARALGEFGATITFAGNYPGRTQTMPLAVYLALETDLESAIVLSLVLLVVSVGILVALRDRWMTSA, encoded by the coding sequence ATGTCCCGGCGGCGGGGGCGGGTGCCGGCGGCGCTGCTGATCCCCGCCGGGCTGGGGCTGCTCTTCCTCGTCCTGCCGTTGGCCGGGCTGGTCATCCGGGCGCCGTGGACGACACTGCCGGGGCGGCTCACCGAGCCGGGCGCGCTGACCGCTCTGCGGCTGTCGGTGCAGACCGCGACCCTGGCCACCGTTCTCTGCCTGGCGCTCGGGGTGCCGCTGGCCTGGATGTTGGCCCGGGTCGACTTCCCCGGCCGTCGGCTGGTGCGCGCGCTGGTCACGGTGCCGCTGGTGCTGCCGCCGGTGGTCGGTGGGGTGGCGCTGTTGCTGGTCTTCGGTCGGCGTGGGCTGCTCGGCGGTTGGCTCGACGCCACGTTCGGCATCACCCTGCCCTTCACCACCACGGGTGTCGTGCTGGCCGAGTCGTTCGTGGCCATGCCGTTCCTGGTCATCGCCGTGGAGGGCGCCCTCCGTGCTGCCGACCACCGGTTCGAGGAGGCCGCCGCGACGCTGGGTGCCAGCCGGTGGACCACCTTCACCCATGTGACGCTGCCGCTGGTGGCGCCGGGGCTGGCCGCCGGCGCGGTGCTCTGCTGGGCGCGGGCGCTCGGGGAGTTCGGTGCCACCATCACCTTCGCCGGCAACTATCCCGGCCGGACGCAGACCATGCCACTCGCCGTCTACCTGGCGTTGGAGACCGACCTGGAGTCCGCGATCGTGCTCAGCCTGGTGTTGCTCGTCGTGTCGGTCGGCATCCTGGTCGCGCTGCGCGACCGCTGGATGACCAGCGCATGA
- a CDS encoding SCO5389 family protein: MSLTVPPALLDAAERGPVDDEAFIACVRDSLPYAWATVSRVVAELESGDAELADNVVPPPSDADRGQLLRALASDAIRGGLERHFGVRLAFQNCHRVAAFRPSAVDGERYRRFVSTRGQLLNQSPELRNC; this comes from the coding sequence ATGTCACTCACCGTCCCGCCCGCCCTGCTCGACGCCGCCGAACGCGGCCCCGTGGACGACGAGGCGTTCATCGCCTGCGTCCGTGACTCGCTCCCGTACGCTTGGGCCACCGTGAGCCGGGTGGTGGCCGAGCTTGAGTCGGGCGACGCCGAACTGGCCGACAACGTCGTCCCGCCACCCAGCGACGCCGACCGGGGGCAACTGCTCAGGGCGCTGGCGAGCGACGCGATCCGCGGCGGCCTGGAACGACACTTCGGTGTACGCCTCGCCTTCCAGAACTGCCACCGCGTCGCCGCGTTCCGGCCGTCGGCCGTCGACGGGGAGCGCTACCGGCGCTTCGTGTCGACCCGTGGCCAACTCCTCAACCAGTCCCCCGAACTGCGCAACTGCTGA
- a CDS encoding NAD(P)/FAD-dependent oxidoreductase, with the protein MSEQHGTVVIGAGPAGLTAAYELLRHGLPVQVFEADEVVGGISRTVERDGWRFDIGGHRFFTKVPRVEAFWHEILPDEDFLTRPRMSRIFYRGALFHYPLSAMNALRNLGLPEAARCLGSYARARLRPPRDQSHFEGWVSARFGWRLYSIFFKTYTEKVWGMPADRLQADWAAQRIKNLSLATAIRNALLPSRRRTDVTSLIEQFQYPKYGPGMMWERCAEQVRTRGGHLSTGSWVTAVHRDPERRRAVSVTVDGMGGQRTRPAEHVISSMPISELVAAMRPPAPPEVLACAADLRYRDFLTVALVVPAEFSFPDNWIYVHDPGVRVGRIQNFGSWSPYLVKDGRTCLGLEYFVFEGDEMWRTPDADLVALATAELERLGLVRPGVVEAGYVVRMPKAYPVYDERYQHNVDVIREWLTEAVPNVHPVGRNGMHRYNNQDHSMLTAMLTAENIATGSTHDVWSVNVEQDYHEESAGGDGRRGTGRDAPVLPSRIVAAPITAPVGVRAADDGDRSAPAPLV; encoded by the coding sequence ATGAGCGAGCAGCACGGCACGGTGGTCATCGGCGCGGGGCCGGCAGGGCTCACGGCCGCGTACGAGCTGCTCCGGCACGGCCTGCCGGTCCAGGTGTTCGAAGCCGACGAGGTGGTCGGCGGGATCAGCCGAACCGTGGAACGCGACGGGTGGCGGTTCGACATCGGCGGGCACCGGTTCTTCACGAAGGTGCCCCGGGTGGAGGCGTTCTGGCACGAGATCCTGCCGGACGAGGACTTCCTGACCCGACCCCGGATGAGCCGGATCTTCTACCGGGGCGCGTTGTTCCACTACCCGCTCAGCGCCATGAACGCGCTGCGCAACCTGGGGCTGCCGGAGGCCGCCCGCTGCCTCGGTTCGTACGCGCGGGCCCGACTGCGCCCGCCCCGGGACCAGTCGCACTTCGAGGGCTGGGTGTCGGCCCGCTTCGGCTGGCGGCTGTACTCGATCTTCTTCAAGACGTACACCGAGAAGGTCTGGGGAATGCCGGCGGACCGCTTGCAGGCCGACTGGGCCGCGCAGCGGATCAAGAACCTGTCGCTGGCGACGGCGATCCGCAACGCGTTGCTGCCCAGCCGTCGGCGCACCGACGTGACCAGCCTGATCGAGCAGTTCCAGTACCCGAAGTACGGGCCGGGCATGATGTGGGAACGCTGCGCCGAGCAGGTCCGCACGCGTGGCGGTCACCTGTCGACAGGCAGCTGGGTCACCGCCGTGCACCGCGATCCGGAACGACGGCGGGCCGTCAGCGTGACCGTCGACGGCATGGGCGGGCAGCGCACCCGGCCGGCCGAGCACGTGATCTCGTCCATGCCGATCTCGGAACTGGTGGCCGCGATGCGCCCGCCGGCGCCCCCGGAGGTGCTGGCCTGCGCCGCCGACCTGCGCTACCGCGACTTCCTGACCGTCGCGCTGGTGGTGCCGGCCGAGTTCTCGTTCCCGGACAACTGGATCTACGTGCACGACCCGGGGGTACGGGTGGGCCGGATCCAGAACTTCGGCTCCTGGTCGCCGTACCTCGTCAAGGACGGCCGCACCTGTCTGGGCCTGGAGTACTTCGTGTTCGAGGGCGACGAGATGTGGCGTACCCCCGATGCCGACCTCGTGGCGTTGGCGACCGCGGAGCTGGAGCGGTTGGGGTTGGTCCGGCCCGGTGTGGTGGAGGCCGGCTACGTCGTGCGCATGCCCAAGGCCTACCCGGTGTACGACGAGCGCTACCAGCACAACGTGGACGTGATCCGGGAGTGGCTGACCGAGGCGGTGCCGAACGTGCACCCGGTGGGCCGCAACGGCATGCACCGCTACAACAACCAGGACCACTCGATGCTCACCGCGATGCTCACCGCCGAGAACATCGCCACCGGCAGTACGCACGACGTCTGGTCGGTCAACGTGGAGCAGGACTACCACGAGGAATCCGCCGGCGGCGACGGCCGGCGGGGCACCGGCCGGGACGCCCCGGTGCTGCCCAGTCGCATCGTGGCCGCTCCGATCACGGCACCCGTCGGGGTCCGCGCCGCCGACGACGGTGACCGCTCCGCACCGGCGCCGCTGGTCTGA
- a CDS encoding ABC transporter ATP-binding protein: protein MTGPLLDARLVVDRGTFRLDVPLRVAPGEVVALLGPNGAGKTTALRALAGLHPLTDGHVTLDGVDLDRPATRGWVPTERRSIGVVFQDYLLFPHLSALDNVAFGPRRHGVDRRTARATARDWLDRVGLDGQAHRRPRQLSGGQAQRVALARALALAPSLLLLDEPLAALDARTRLETRAELHRHLAAHPGATLLVTHDPLDALALADRLVIVEGGRVVQEGDGPSVTARPRTDYVARLVGLNLYRGRADGLGVRVAPELTLAVADRLDGEAFVAFRPAAVALHPSRPEGSPRNTWAGTVAGVQRHGDNLRVQVDGPIEVAADVTPAAVAQLRLVPGQRVWVAVKATETHAYPATG, encoded by the coding sequence ATGACCGGTCCGCTGCTCGACGCCCGGCTCGTCGTCGACCGGGGTACGTTCCGACTCGACGTGCCGTTACGGGTCGCGCCCGGCGAGGTCGTCGCTCTGCTCGGCCCGAACGGTGCCGGCAAGACCACCGCGCTGCGTGCCCTGGCCGGGCTGCACCCCCTCACCGACGGCCACGTCACGCTCGACGGCGTCGACCTGGACCGTCCGGCGACCCGGGGTTGGGTGCCGACGGAACGCCGGTCGATCGGTGTGGTCTTCCAGGACTATCTGCTCTTTCCGCACCTGAGCGCACTGGACAACGTGGCTTTCGGGCCGCGTCGGCACGGCGTCGACCGGAGGACGGCACGGGCCACGGCCCGTGACTGGCTCGACCGGGTGGGGCTCGACGGTCAGGCGCACCGTCGCCCCCGGCAGCTCTCCGGTGGCCAGGCACAACGGGTGGCGCTGGCGCGCGCGTTGGCGCTCGCGCCGTCACTGTTGCTGTTGGACGAGCCGCTCGCGGCCCTGGACGCGCGCACCCGGCTGGAGACCCGCGCCGAGCTGCACCGCCATCTGGCCGCGCACCCGGGCGCGACGCTGCTGGTCACCCACGACCCGCTGGACGCGCTCGCCCTGGCGGACCGGCTGGTCATCGTCGAGGGCGGGCGGGTGGTCCAGGAGGGTGACGGGCCGAGCGTGACCGCCCGTCCGCGCACGGACTACGTCGCCAGGCTGGTGGGGCTGAACCTCTACCGGGGCAGGGCCGACGGTCTCGGGGTGCGGGTGGCGCCGGAGTTGACCCTCGCCGTCGCGGACCGGCTGGACGGTGAGGCGTTCGTGGCGTTCCGGCCTGCGGCGGTGGCCCTGCATCCGAGCCGACCCGAGGGCAGCCCGCGTAACACCTGGGCGGGAACGGTGGCCGGTGTGCAGCGGCACGGCGACAACCTGCGCGTGCAGGTGGACGGGCCGATCGAGGTGGCCGCTGACGTCACGCCGGCCGCCGTCGCCCAGTTGCGGCTGGTCCCCGGTCAGCGCGTGTGGGTGGCGGTGAAGGCCACCGAGACGCACGCCTACCCGGCCACCGGCTGA